The nucleotide window GTTTACTCCACTCGGGCTGTAAATAAAGCACACAATTTTTATTCACTTTTGCCGCTTGTTCTTCAGCAAACCTAAAATCATCCTTGTTATAAACTATCACCTTTAATTCATTAGCTTTTTGACAAACCTCTTTAGTAGGTAATTTCAATTTTTTAGGTGATAAACAAATCCAATCCCAAACTCCCGTTAAGTCATAAGCCCCAGAAGTTTCAATGTGAATTTTCATATTTAATTCCTTCAAACGCTCAGTCAAAGGGGTCATATTCCACATCAAAGGCTCTCCACCTGTAATCACAATAGTATCGCTATATTTTTGTGCTTCTAGTGCAATTTTTTCTATATGGGTCGGAGGGTGTAATTCAGCATTCCAACTTTCCTTTACATCACACCAATGGCAACCAATGTCACAACCTCCTACCCTAATAAAATAAGCCGCAGTCCCTTTATGATATCCTTCTCCTTGTATGGTATAAAATTGCTCCATTAAAGGAAGCATCTCACCCTTATCCACCAATATTTGTGTTTCATTTTTCATTGAGGACAAAGGTAATCATTCCTTCAGTTACATTTGAAAATAAGCAATCTTTAAGGTTTTAAACTTGATTAAAATTGGTGTATTTTTAGGCAAAATTTTGGCAAATGGCAAATAAAGAAGCCTTCATTGAGGAGATAAATAATGGCTATTTATTTAAAGGTGAATATATTACCTTAGGTGCAGCAATGATAGGGGGTGAAACCTTAACGAACACTTTTGTAAATGTTCCCCTAAAGACTCTAAACCGGCATGGATTGATTGCAGGAGCGAC belongs to Aegicerativicinus sediminis and includes:
- a CDS encoding 7-carboxy-7-deazaguanine synthase QueE, with protein sequence MKNETQILVDKGEMLPLMEQFYTIQGEGYHKGTAAYFIRVGGCDIGCHWCDVKESWNAELHPPTHIEKIALEAQKYSDTIVITGGEPLMWNMTPLTERLKELNMKIHIETSGAYDLTGVWDWICLSPKKLKLPTKEVCQKANELKVIVYNKDDFRFAEEQAAKVNKNCVLYLQPEWSKRDKVIPLIVDYVMAHPKWKVSLQTHKYLNIP